From the genome of Nitrosospira multiformis ATCC 25196, one region includes:
- a CDS encoding recombinase family protein, whose amino-acid sequence MKIGYARVSTDDQNLDLQLDALTKAGCEQVFTDHGVSGATIEREGLSQAIAAVGKGDVLVVWKLDRLGRSLSFLIELIEKLRNEGAGFESLSDGIDTTTAGGKLVFHIMGALAEFERSLISERSKAGMQAARRRGKHIGRPHKLSREQISHAAQMIQEGRETVSGMAGLLSVDRATLYRALNRK is encoded by the coding sequence ATGAAAATCGGCTATGCGCGGGTTTCCACCGATGACCAGAATCTTGACCTGCAGCTGGACGCTTTAACCAAGGCGGGATGCGAGCAGGTATTTACCGATCACGGCGTCAGCGGAGCCACCATCGAGCGTGAAGGACTGTCCCAGGCAATTGCCGCAGTCGGGAAAGGCGATGTGCTGGTTGTGTGGAAGCTGGACCGTCTGGGCCGGTCTTTGAGTTTTCTGATTGAGCTGATAGAGAAGCTGCGAAACGAAGGCGCCGGCTTCGAGAGCCTGTCGGATGGGATCGACACCACGACTGCTGGGGGTAAGCTGGTATTTCACATCATGGGTGCGTTGGCGGAATTTGAGCGCTCATTGATATCTGAGCGCTCGAAGGCCGGGATGCAGGCAGCCAGGCGGCGAGGAAAGCATATAGGCCGTCCACACAAGTTGAGCCGGGAGCAGATCAGCCATGCAGCTCAGATGATCCAGGAGGGACGGGAAACCGTATCCGGCATGGCCGGGCTGCTGAGTGTGGATCGAGCTACTTTATACCGTGCATTGAATCGA